GATTTATGGTGGAGCTGTAGCAAATCCAATCAATGTTTTGGCTAAAATGATTGCTGAAATGAAAGATCAGAATGAACATATTGTCATTCCCGGTTTTTACGACGATGTGATTGAATTAAGCGCTCAGGAAAGGGCAGAAATGGCTAAAGCCCCCTTTTCAATAGAAGATTATAAGAATCATTTAAATATTGATGATGTTCATGGTGAAAGTGGATATTCTACCATGGAAAGAGTTTCAATTCGACCAACCCTCGATGTGAATGGTATTTGGGGTGGCTATACCGGCGAAGGTGCTAAGACGGTTATTGCATCTAAAGCCTTTGCAAAAATTTCTATGCGGTTAGTTCCCAATCAACATCCCGATAAAATTACCCAACTCTTTAAGGAGTATTTCGAAAAGGTAGCACCTAAATCAGTGAAAGTGGAGGTTCGTCCACACCATGGCGGTTTCCCGGTGGTTACGCCTACCGATTCGGTGGAGTATCTTGCTGCCGCCAAAGCTATGGAGGAAAGCTTCGGAAAATCACCTATTCCGGTTCGTACCGGAGGAAGTATTCCAATTATTGCCCTCTTTGAAAATGTGTTGGGATTAAAAACCGTATTAATGGGTTTTGGTCTGGATAGTGACGCAATTCACTCTCCCAACGAGCATTATGGTTTGTTTAATTACTTCAAAGGAATCGAAACTATCCCTCATTTTTATAAGCATTATGCCGAATTAAAAAGCAAAGCCAATTAAGCTTAGTGTCGGTTGTTCCGGACTTGACTTTTTTGAGATTTTATTCGGTAAGTGCAGTGCCTTTTCTGAGTAAATTATTTTCATGGCAACAGATATTGGTCTTTTGAGATAAGGTATTCCTGTTCCGTCCAAATATTGAATTGTTGGCGGGTCCCTCGCAAAACATAGCATTTCAAATTGGGTTTAATCGGGCTCGGGCCGGGCTATTCGTTTCAAGTCCTCGCCGCCCGGGCTAGCGCCACGGCCGTCTGTGGGCTTTCCACTGCTATCCCTACCCGGACTGAACCCCAAACGGCCGGCACATCGATTACCATTTTCGGTTCACAAAGCCTGTAAAATGATTGTAAGTAGCTTAGCCTGAATTTGGGTTGAAGCGAAGGATAGAAATTCCAATTTCTGAATTAAGAAAATTCCTGACCCTTTACAATCAATTGAAAATGAACCAACAGTCCGGGTTTGCACCCTCGGGCAACGATAGAGGTAAGTAGCCCACAGGAGCACGCGGCGCCAGCCAAGTGCTACGAGGACTACAACCGATAGCGTGACCCGAACGCCGATGCAGTAACTTCGAAAGTGGCAGAATCCTTAGCAGGCGGAGGGGGCCCGCCAAATCAAATCAGGATATGGTAGGCAAAATAGTTTGATAATTGTCTGAAATTCGCTTTTGGGGCTGTTTATTCCGGTTTAAAAAGGAAGCAAAAGTCCTGGTTTACATAAGAATAGCATGAATTTAACGGTAAATTTACTTTCCTGAAAATAAGGGTAAATTGTATGCATCTGCCTGTTACTTTTGCACCCCTGTTGAAGGCATCTGTTCATGACCGAAAAGCAAACCACCATAAGTGCACCTGCGACCGTTAGCGGAGTTGGATTACATACCGGAAAAGTTACCACACTAACCTACAAACCGGCATCGGCCAATGTTGGATATGTTTTCAAGCGGATTGATTTAGAAGGTCAACCCGAAATTGCGGTAGACGCCGATTTGGTTGTTGATACATCGCGAGGGACTACCATTGGGAAAGGAGGGGCAACTGTTCAAACAATTGAACATTCTATGGCGGCCTTATTTGGTTTGGGCATCGACAATGTTATTATTGAAATTGATGGCTCAGAACCTCCTATTTTGGATGGAAGTTCGGCTCAATTTATGGAAGCCCTGCAAAAGGTGGACGTGGTGGAATTAGAAGCTGATCGTAATTACTTTGAACTTAAAGAGACACTCATTTACAGAGATGAGGCTAGTGGAGTAGAAATGATTGCTGTTCCTGCCGATAAGTTTCAGGTAAGTGTAATGGTAGATTACAATTCACCGGTTTTAGGAAGGCAACATGCCAGTTTATACGATATTTCCGAGTTCAAAAAGGATATTGCTTCATCGCGTACCTTTTGTTTTTTGCATGAGTTAGAAATGCTTTTGGAGGCCGGATTAATTAAAGGCGGAGATTTAAACAATGCCATCGTGGTGGTGGATAAAGAAGTGGATGATGCTGAATTAAAAGCTTTGGCACATTTATTTAACCGTCCGGATATTAAGGTAGCCAAAGAAGGTATTTTGAACAACGTGGAATTGCGTTCGTACAATGAGCCGGCAAGGCATAAGCTGCTGGATGTGGTAGGTGATTTAACCTTGGTTGGACAACCGATTAAGGCTCATATTTTTGCTACTCGTCCGGGACATAAGGCCAATGCAGCCTTTGCACAAAAGATAAAGCAACACATTAAGGCAGAAAAGTTAAAGAAGGCAAACTATCCGGTGTACGATCCCGGAGTTAAGCCATTGTATGATATCAACCAGATTGTACAAATTCTACCACATCGACCTCCGTTTTTGCTGATAGATAAGATATTGGAGATGAGCGAGTCGCATGTGGTAGGGGTGAAGAATGTAACGATGAATGAGCCATTTTTTGCCGGTCATTTTCCTGGAGATCCGGTAATGCCCGGGGTATTACAGGTGGAAGCCATGGCTCAAGCGGGAGGGATTTTGGTATTAAGTACAGTACCGGATCCTGAGAATTACGTTACCTATTTTTTAAAATTAATTGAAGTTAAGTTCCGTCACAAAGTTCTTCCGGGCGATTCGGTTGTATTTCGCCTTGATTTGGTTTCGCCAATTCGCCGGGGAATATGCCATATGAAAGGATACGCCATGGTTGGATCCACCGTGGTTATGGAAGCAGAAATGATGGCACAAATAGTAAAAAGACCCTAGCATGATTTCCCCACTTTCCGTAATTGACCCAGAAGCTAAAATTGGTAACAATGTTACAGTAGAGCCATTTACCCGAATTTATGGGGATGTGGAAATTGGTGATGATTGTTGGATTGGTCCAAATGTGACAATTTTTGAAGGAGCCAGAATTGGTAAGGGGGTTAAAATTTTTCCGGGAGCTGTAATTAGTGGTGTTCCACAGGATTTAAAATACAAGGGCGAAAAAACTACGGCTGTTATTGGCGATTATGTTACCATTCGGGAGTGTGTTACTATTAATAAAGGTACAGCAGCCAACTGGGAAACCAAGGTTGGATCGCATTCCTTGTTGATGGCATATTCGCATGTAGCCCATGATTGTGTGGTAGGAAACCATTGTATATTGGCCAATTCAGCTACCTTGGCAGGGCATATTGTTGTTGAAGATTATGCGATAATTGGAGGGTTGTGTGCTATCCATCAGTTTGTTACGATTGGTGCTCACACCTTAATTTCGGGTGGTTCTTTGGTTAGAAAAGATGTACCGCCCTATACTCGTGCCGCACGGGAGCCATTATCCTATGTAGGTATTAATTCCATTGGACTTCGTAGAAGAAGTTTCTCAGCCGATGCCATTAAGAT
This region of Bacteroidia bacterium genomic DNA includes:
- a CDS encoding dipeptidase translates to PSKPTVLVYGHYDVQPADPIDLWTTPAFEPQIRDGKIYARGACDDKGQMYMHVKAFETMMQTQTLPCNVKFMIEGEEEVGSSNLGTFLERNKEKLKADVVLVSDTGMIANDVPSITVGLRGLSYVEVEVTGPNRDLHSGIYGGAVANPINVLAKMIAEMKDQNEHIVIPGFYDDVIELSAQERAEMAKAPFSIEDYKNHLNIDDVHGESGYSTMERVSIRPTLDVNGIWGGYTGEGAKTVIASKAFAKISMRLVPNQHPDKITQLFKEYFEKVAPKSVKVEVRPHHGGFPVVTPTDSVEYLAAAKAMEESFGKSPIPVRTGGSIPIIALFENVLGLKTVLMGFGLDSDAIHSPNEHYGLFNYFKGIETIPHFYKHYAELKSKAN
- the lpxA gene encoding acyl-ACP--UDP-N-acetylglucosamine O-acyltransferase, translated to MISPLSVIDPEAKIGNNVTVEPFTRIYGDVEIGDDCWIGPNVTIFEGARIGKGVKIFPGAVISGVPQDLKYKGEKTTAVIGDYVTIRECVTINKGTAANWETKVGSHSLLMAYSHVAHDCVVGNHCILANSATLAGHIVVEDYAIIGGLCAIHQFVTIGAHTLISGGSLVRKDVPPYTRAAREPLSYVGINSIGLRRRSFSADAIKIIQDSYRILFASGLSVSDAIAEMESEIPDSEYKHQILSFVKTSKRGLMKGYMGKDPDEE
- a CDS encoding bifunctional UDP-3-O-[3-hydroxymyristoyl] N-acetylglucosamine deacetylase/3-hydroxyacyl-ACP dehydratase: MTEKQTTISAPATVSGVGLHTGKVTTLTYKPASANVGYVFKRIDLEGQPEIAVDADLVVDTSRGTTIGKGGATVQTIEHSMAALFGLGIDNVIIEIDGSEPPILDGSSAQFMEALQKVDVVELEADRNYFELKETLIYRDEASGVEMIAVPADKFQVSVMVDYNSPVLGRQHASLYDISEFKKDIASSRTFCFLHELEMLLEAGLIKGGDLNNAIVVVDKEVDDAELKALAHLFNRPDIKVAKEGILNNVELRSYNEPARHKLLDVVGDLTLVGQPIKAHIFATRPGHKANAAFAQKIKQHIKAEKLKKANYPVYDPGVKPLYDINQIVQILPHRPPFLLIDKILEMSESHVVGVKNVTMNEPFFAGHFPGDPVMPGVLQVEAMAQAGGILVLSTVPDPENYVTYFLKLIEVKFRHKVLPGDSVVFRLDLVSPIRRGICHMKGYAMVGSTVVMEAEMMAQIVKRP